The genomic stretch GTGCAAAATAATCCATAAAGTATCTCTTTTGAATAGACGATTTATAGTAAAAACAAAATGCCGGAATTGATAGCGTCCATATTATCCAAAATTGGACTAACATAGATGGATAAAATATTGATTTGATACCGAGTATTGCAATTTGTAAAAGTACAGCCAAAATTAAGAAACCAGCAATTATACTTACTAAATTACCTAGTCTAAAATATTCCATAAGATAAGGTTTGTTTAAAAAAATAAAAATATTTGTAAGCCTAGTCTGAATAGATGATTGCGGGAGCTTTACTCTTTGGCCACGTTATTACACTGACTAATACTAATGCTAAGGCAAAAAATCCAAAAAAGTTGATTGTGTCTATAAGAGCCCTTAATCCTAGTTCTATTTCTATAATTCCTAGAATTATATTGCCTATCCCTCCCACAAGTCCTCCAATATTATAAGATAATCCAGATAACATTCCTCTAACTTCATTAGGAACTGCTTCAGCTAGTAATAACGGCATTAAAGGCCAAAAACCTGTGGAAAATGCGTAAATCAAAATTCCAATCTCAGAAATTACTATAGATTTAATAAAAACTGGTACTGCTAGTGGTAAAGATACTAGTAATCCAGATACTCCAATATAAATTAACTTTCTTTTATCTACTTTGTCAGCAAGTCTTCCAAATAAAATAAAAGATACTGCTAATCCTAAGTTACTTGATGTTATCAATAATCCCAAAGTCAGGCTATTCATATTCAAATATTTTTCAGCAACTAGAGTGTAATTTCCGAATACTGAAAAATATGCAAGGAACATACCGCTCATGCCAGCAGTACCTTTGACTAAAAGACTTAAGTAATCGTTATATCTGGGCTTAAAGTTAAATGAAGAAAATTTAGTTTCATTAATAATTCTTATATAAGGTAGTAAGATTAATGGTAAAGCACCAGTGATTAAGAATAATCTTGGTTCGTTTCCTAGGATAACATATGTTAACCCAGTTAAAGCATAACCTATTCCATAACCAGCTTGTACAATCCCAGTTACAATCCCTCTTAAATTAACTGGGGCGTTCTCATAAGCTAGTACAGTTCCAGCAGTCCATTGAGCACCCATAAAAATTCCTTGCAGAAATCTTGCGATAAAGAGAATTAGAGAATTTGGGGAAAAAGCTAGAACAATCTGAAAGACAGAATAGCCAGATGTGCCAATAGCTAAGATTGGTTTTCTACCAATTTTGTCCGCTAATCTTCCAAAATATGTTCCTCCAATAGCTCTACCAATAAGACCTAAAGCGAAAAGAATTGAGAAGGCAAAATAATTAAGACTATAAACTTTTTCGAAGAACGAATAGACAAATGTTAGTAATAATAAATCGTAAATGTTTCCTGCCCATGCTAAAGTAGATACTATAGTGGCATGAACATAATTTCTCATAAACATCTTTTCTTTTTGATCAAAACTTAAATGTGCCTAATCTAAGCGCTTAACGATTTATAAGAAATCATACTGAATCAATCAAAACTAAGCAATAGAGAATAATAGAACTATAATGCTAATTTCAACAATTTCTAACATCATAAAATATTTTTAATTAAAATTTTTTAAATCGTATAACTATCTTAGCATGTTCTATTAGCCCTCTACTTTATATAGTATCAAAGTAAAATGTGATAAAACATGATATTTGATTTAAAAACTAGACGAATAAGGAAAGGTTTAAGGGAGGCTTTTAAAAATTACCCTGAGACTTTCGATATGAAGAAACCTTCGCTTTGATGAAGATAGGGAATAAATCTATTTCCAAAAGCGTTAGAAGAAGCAAAGTTAAGCGGCGGTTTTGCATTGAATTCCTTTACAGTGTATTCTC from Sulfolobus sp. S-194 encodes the following:
- a CDS encoding MFS transporter → MRNYVHATIVSTLAWAGNIYDLLLLTFVYSFFEKVYSLNYFAFSILFALGLIGRAIGGTYFGRLADKIGRKPILAIGTSGYSVFQIVLAFSPNSLILFIARFLQGIFMGAQWTAGTVLAYENAPVNLRGIVTGIVQAGYGIGYALTGLTYVILGNEPRLFLITGALPLILLPYIRIINETKFSSFNFKPRYNDYLSLLVKGTAGMSGMFLAYFSVFGNYTLVAEKYLNMNSLTLGLLITSSNLGLAVSFILFGRLADKVDKRKLIYIGVSGLLVSLPLAVPVFIKSIVISEIGILIYAFSTGFWPLMPLLLAEAVPNEVRGMLSGLSYNIGGLVGGIGNIILGIIEIELGLRALIDTINFFGFFALALVLVSVITWPKSKAPAIIYSD